The Streptomyces sp. Alt3 genome has a segment encoding these proteins:
- a CDS encoding isochorismatase family protein, whose protein sequence is MTSRAAHPHPTHLEALIVVDVQRAFVRGDGALPEAARLVDRTAELIARAREAGALVVHVQNDGPAGADDEPHTAGWELHHPVEAGRGDVVIRKTHDDAFQETSLEGLLTSSGVRSLAVCGLMSEMCVQATARTAVALGHRVVLPYDAHATYDIPAEPGISAVVPAAMVSRVAAWPLSRDADVTARTADVRFTAPAATGS, encoded by the coding sequence ATGACCTCCCGAGCGGCCCACCCGCATCCAACTCACCTCGAAGCTCTCATCGTTGTCGACGTCCAGCGGGCCTTCGTCCGTGGTGACGGGGCGCTGCCCGAGGCGGCGCGTCTCGTGGACCGGACGGCGGAACTGATCGCGCGGGCACGGGAGGCGGGGGCTCTCGTCGTGCACGTCCAGAACGACGGCCCCGCCGGAGCGGACGACGAGCCCCACACCGCCGGGTGGGAGCTCCACCATCCCGTCGAGGCGGGACGCGGGGACGTGGTGATCCGCAAGACGCACGACGACGCGTTCCAGGAGACTTCCCTGGAGGGACTGTTGACGTCTTCCGGGGTGCGGTCACTGGCCGTCTGCGGCCTGATGTCCGAGATGTGCGTCCAGGCGACGGCGCGTACGGCCGTGGCACTGGGACACCGCGTCGTCCTGCCGTACGACGCCCACGCGACGTACGACATACCGGCCGAGCCCGGAATCAGCGCGGTGGTCCCCGCGGCCATGGTCTCGCGGGTCGCCGCATGGCCCCTCAGCAGGGACGCCGATGTCACCGCCCGCACCGCCGACGTCAGGTTCACGGCCCCTGCGGCCACGGGTTCCTGA
- a CDS encoding SAV_2336 N-terminal domain-related protein, with product MPDRLLSLLRDVGFDVTAEELVDCLWLAERIPADAPLAVAAGLLGTDTDALGAAQEPGAPSVTAWPEAKRGAGLPEATDAEQPRAELHSAAAVPEETPRAGGSDDTGPDDGVAQDRDPDDGSGIPDPGTPAENRQPEENRNPALPVRIPHPHALALPLRTARALRPLKQYRPHPSAEELDEAETASQIAHSGLLDVVTRPARDRWLNLAVVVDDGVSMLLWQQLCSELNSLLAHLGAFRQIRTYGLRLRPGRVPRLSSRPFVPDTPTVSAEVLTDPSGRTMTLVISDGAGPGWRTGAMRDVLSRWAAHGPTAVIHTLPPRMWRGSGLPTRRWAVQAPGPGAANATWRVRDTVLSEVLSPLAMTPVPVLTPSPQAFAEWARVTASGGSGGVLALWDAEAAERQRPPGAATSSRRKRPAPRVRPDAQVQRFRRAVSPEAYRLAAHLAAVSPLTIPVMRLVVRSLPRPVTTAHLAEVFLSGMLRPAEAEHGPAAATVLPQQRVFAFTSRSRDILLDAVPTTEVLASTRRVSEHIAELVGRSPDFPAWLNRPDGTSRLPDDSSAFAWLSPALQDRLGLTGLSAQEWAEQPTLPQEIRLSPPGSIYPQFPMVGYSQTSTTWSALDGGSLETIGGYRLTWQAKQPGGPSLYAGAKGEDTAVIRAGSTRGTSVLRREALALARFDHPCLPSLLDADFAATNPWAAATGALTRLGQGAPTLRALAQGLRVYESFGTDLILVLGQRLASALDHSHHAGVVHGHLTADRVLLTLDGPLLVGWHHSRISGPGVGPEPGRTGADVRALAALLALLGARTDWHPMSGRRFAPLLSGDGDAQAAGHELADEISDPSLAAVLRPFLTLPTHDVAMSAESMLAAFRDRVPRDAFLQPFSWWLPRSTTALVDHARLDLSSKAAPDPRLLLPAPLPPGAEVPAVPGWELLREGEGEDAHEPGRRGRQLTKWFRLPGRPERVSRRNLRRLRKAGEETVIRPFDSRTDRQGRIALVFGAGTGCGRSTVSVQLASALADATPASGRPPVLMLPFHPAAHVLGYRMVADEGAAYRHGGSGYRVSATISPDDVRLSPTGVWVTLKDSSRADFVHQHAPAGQPPPPPREHRDILARMRRMGTLVVDFTGGFAPPGPSLRGTFGDVDRLVVACSGDPGEVTGTLAELSWLAQHGHAPLVSGALLVLSDVAGTPEALSGHDEAESRLGPLVRTVVRVPYDQALGDDGLVDFSALDPLTRGAFRTAAHTLFD from the coding sequence GTGCCCGACCGTCTGCTCTCCCTGCTGCGGGACGTCGGGTTCGACGTCACGGCCGAGGAACTGGTCGACTGCCTGTGGCTGGCCGAGCGGATACCGGCCGACGCGCCGCTGGCGGTGGCCGCGGGTCTCCTGGGCACGGACACCGACGCTCTCGGCGCCGCCCAGGAACCCGGCGCTCCGTCGGTGACCGCGTGGCCGGAGGCGAAGAGGGGGGCAGGCCTGCCGGAGGCGACGGACGCGGAGCAGCCGCGGGCCGAACTGCACTCCGCCGCGGCCGTGCCCGAGGAGACACCCCGAGCCGGCGGGAGTGACGACACCGGCCCCGACGACGGCGTCGCGCAGGACCGGGACCCCGACGACGGATCCGGTATCCCCGATCCAGGGACCCCGGCGGAGAACCGGCAGCCCGAGGAGAACCGGAATCCCGCGCTGCCCGTACGGATCCCCCATCCGCACGCGCTCGCCCTCCCCTTGCGGACGGCACGCGCGTTGCGGCCTCTGAAGCAGTACCGCCCGCATCCGTCGGCGGAGGAGCTGGACGAAGCGGAGACCGCCTCGCAGATCGCGCATTCGGGTCTCCTCGACGTGGTGACGCGTCCCGCCCGTGACCGGTGGCTGAACCTCGCGGTGGTCGTCGACGACGGCGTCTCGATGCTCCTGTGGCAGCAACTCTGCTCGGAGCTCAACTCGCTGCTCGCACACCTCGGCGCCTTCCGCCAGATCCGCACCTACGGACTGCGGCTGAGGCCCGGCCGGGTGCCGAGGCTGAGCTCGCGGCCCTTCGTCCCGGACACGCCGACCGTGTCCGCCGAGGTACTCACCGACCCGTCGGGCCGGACCATGACCCTGGTGATCTCCGACGGGGCCGGGCCCGGGTGGCGTACCGGTGCCATGCGGGACGTGCTGTCGCGCTGGGCGGCACACGGCCCCACCGCGGTGATCCACACCCTGCCGCCCCGCATGTGGCGGGGTTCCGGGCTGCCCACCCGGCGCTGGGCGGTACAGGCGCCGGGCCCCGGGGCAGCCAACGCGACGTGGCGGGTGCGGGACACCGTGCTGTCCGAGGTGCTCTCCCCGCTCGCCATGACGCCCGTCCCCGTCCTGACCCCGTCCCCCCAGGCGTTCGCCGAATGGGCCAGGGTCACCGCGTCCGGAGGGTCCGGCGGTGTGCTGGCCCTGTGGGACGCAGAAGCAGCGGAGCGGCAGCGTCCGCCCGGTGCCGCGACCTCCTCACGCAGGAAGAGGCCCGCTCCCCGCGTCCGGCCCGACGCTCAGGTGCAGCGATTCCGCCGGGCCGTCTCACCCGAGGCCTACCGCCTGGCCGCACACCTGGCGGCGGTGTCGCCGCTGACGATCCCGGTGATGCGCCTGGTGGTCCGCTCCCTTCCGCGCCCGGTCACCACGGCCCATCTGGCCGAGGTGTTCCTGAGCGGCATGCTCCGGCCGGCGGAGGCCGAGCACGGGCCCGCCGCCGCCACGGTCCTGCCCCAGCAGCGCGTGTTCGCATTCACCAGCCGGTCCCGGGACATCCTTCTGGATGCGGTCCCCACCACCGAGGTGCTCGCCTCCACCCGCCGGGTGTCCGAGCACATCGCCGAACTCGTGGGCCGTTCACCGGACTTCCCCGCCTGGCTGAACCGCCCCGACGGGACGAGCCGCCTGCCCGACGACAGCAGCGCCTTCGCCTGGCTGAGCCCCGCGCTCCAGGACCGCCTCGGGCTGACCGGGCTGTCGGCGCAGGAGTGGGCGGAACAGCCGACGCTGCCGCAGGAGATCCGGCTCAGCCCTCCGGGGAGCATCTACCCCCAGTTCCCGATGGTGGGCTACTCGCAGACGAGCACCACCTGGTCGGCCCTGGACGGCGGATCCCTGGAGACCATCGGCGGATACCGGCTCACCTGGCAGGCCAAGCAGCCTGGCGGGCCCTCCCTGTACGCCGGAGCCAAGGGTGAGGACACCGCGGTGATCCGGGCGGGCTCGACGCGGGGGACGTCCGTGCTCCGTCGGGAGGCTCTCGCCCTCGCCCGGTTCGATCACCCCTGCCTCCCCTCGCTCCTCGACGCCGACTTCGCCGCCACCAACCCCTGGGCCGCCGCCACGGGCGCCCTCACCCGGCTGGGACAGGGAGCACCGACGCTGCGCGCCCTGGCCCAGGGGCTGCGGGTGTACGAGAGCTTCGGCACCGACCTGATCCTGGTGCTCGGCCAGAGGCTCGCCTCGGCCCTGGACCACAGTCACCACGCGGGGGTCGTGCACGGCCATCTGACGGCGGACCGTGTGCTGCTCACACTCGACGGACCACTGCTCGTCGGCTGGCACCACTCCAGGATCTCCGGGCCGGGTGTCGGCCCCGAACCCGGCCGGACGGGTGCGGACGTGCGCGCGCTCGCCGCTCTGCTCGCACTCCTCGGGGCTCGTACGGACTGGCACCCGATGAGCGGGAGAAGGTTCGCACCCCTGCTGTCCGGTGACGGCGATGCGCAAGCGGCGGGTCACGAGCTCGCCGACGAGATCTCGGATCCGTCCCTCGCCGCGGTACTCCGCCCTTTCCTGACGCTACCGACGCACGACGTAGCGATGTCGGCGGAGTCCATGCTGGCCGCCTTCCGCGACCGCGTCCCCCGGGACGCGTTCCTGCAGCCGTTCTCCTGGTGGCTCCCCCGGAGCACGACGGCCCTCGTCGACCACGCCCGGCTCGACCTGTCCTCGAAAGCCGCGCCGGATCCGCGCCTCCTGCTCCCGGCACCGCTGCCGCCCGGGGCCGAGGTGCCCGCCGTTCCAGGTTGGGAGCTCCTGAGGGAAGGCGAGGGGGAGGACGCCCACGAGCCGGGCCGGCGAGGACGGCAGCTCACGAAGTGGTTCCGGCTGCCGGGCCGTCCCGAGCGCGTCTCGCGCCGCAACCTGCGACGCCTCAGGAAGGCGGGCGAGGAGACAGTCATCCGTCCTTTCGACAGCAGGACGGACCGCCAGGGTCGTATCGCCCTGGTGTTCGGTGCGGGGACCGGCTGCGGACGATCGACCGTGTCCGTGCAGCTCGCCTCCGCTCTCGCCGACGCCACGCCCGCCTCCGGGCGCCCCCCTGTGCTGATGCTGCCCTTCCATCCTGCGGCGCACGTACTCGGATACCGCATGGTGGCCGACGAGGGGGCCGCGTACCGGCACGGGGGCTCCGGCTACCGGGTGTCGGCGACGATCTCCCCCGACGACGTACGGCTCTCCCCCACCGGGGTCTGGGTCACCCTGAAGGACTCCAGCCGTGCGGACTTCGTCCACCAGCACGCTCCGGCCGGACAGCCACCGCCCCCGCCTCGGGAACACCGGGACATCCTGGCCCGTATGCGCAGGATGGGCACCCTCGTGGTCGACTTCACCGGCGGTTTCGCACCGCCCGGTCCGTCCCTGCGCGGAACCTTCGGCGACGTCGACCGGCTCGTGGTCGCCTGCTCCGGAGACCCCGGTGAGGTGACCGGCACCCTGGCCGAACTGAGCTGGCTCGCCCAGCACGGCCACGCACCGCTCGTGTCCGGGGCCCTTCTCGTCCTGTCCGACGTGGCGGGCACGCCTGAAGCACTGTCCGGTCACGACGAGGCGGAGAGCCGGCTCGGCCCCCTCGTGAGGACCGTGGTGCGTGTCCCCTACGACCAGGCGCTGGGCGACGACGGGCTGGTCGACTTCTCCGCTCTCGACCCCCTGACGAGAGGCGCGTTCAGGACGGCCGCCCACACTCTCTTCGACTGA
- a CDS encoding AAA family ATPase: MTAAEHPTSQDPGSWRLFRGEGPPRQVTMPPAPPWRRFGERDTAGSGGTTAPGDPRPYLIGPTQRDIVNAALHLRRPLLVTGHPGTGKSSLAHAVAHELALGPVLRWPVNSRSTLAEALYHYDAVGRLRETNLRQHADDTAPGIGYFIRLGPLGTALVTAGRPRVLLVDELDKGDVDLPNDLLTVFEEGEFEIPELSRLPPGEDDVEVHSARGGDTVTVHRGVVRCQEFPVVVITSNGEREFPPAFLRRCLRLDLPDPDEQRLRAIVAAHLGAEALPRVDDLVRAFLARRAPGELATDQLLNAAFLRLGGVDLDADGLLEAVLHRLGGAL, translated from the coding sequence ATGACGGCAGCAGAGCACCCCACTTCGCAGGACCCCGGCAGCTGGCGGCTCTTCCGCGGCGAAGGACCGCCGCGCCAGGTGACGATGCCCCCCGCGCCGCCATGGCGGCGCTTCGGAGAGCGGGACACGGCCGGGTCCGGCGGGACGACCGCCCCGGGCGACCCGCGCCCCTATCTGATCGGTCCGACCCAGCGGGACATCGTCAACGCCGCTCTGCATCTGCGCAGACCGCTGCTGGTCACCGGCCATCCGGGAACAGGAAAATCGTCACTGGCCCACGCGGTGGCCCATGAGCTCGCCCTGGGCCCCGTGCTGCGGTGGCCCGTCAACAGCCGGTCCACACTCGCCGAGGCCCTGTACCACTACGACGCGGTGGGCAGGCTGCGCGAGACCAACCTTCGGCAGCACGCGGACGACACAGCCCCCGGCATCGGCTACTTCATCAGGCTCGGACCGCTGGGCACGGCCCTGGTGACGGCCGGACGTCCTCGCGTGCTGCTCGTGGACGAGCTCGACAAGGGGGACGTCGACCTGCCCAACGACCTCCTGACGGTCTTCGAGGAGGGGGAGTTCGAGATCCCCGAACTCTCACGGCTGCCACCTGGCGAGGACGACGTCGAGGTCCACAGCGCGCGGGGCGGCGACACCGTGACCGTGCACAGGGGTGTGGTGCGCTGCCAGGAGTTCCCGGTCGTGGTGATCACGAGCAACGGAGAGAGGGAGTTCCCGCCCGCCTTCCTTCGTCGCTGTCTGCGGCTGGACCTGCCGGACCCGGACGAGCAACGGCTGCGCGCCATCGTCGCGGCTCATCTGGGCGCGGAGGCCCTGCCCCGGGTCGACGATCTGGTCCGGGCGTTCCTCGCCAGACGGGCCCCTGGCGAGCTGGCGACGGACCAGCTGCTGAACGCGGCGTTCCTCCGGCTGGGCGGAGTCGATCTGGACGCCGACGGACTGCTGGAAGCGGTGCTGCACAGGCTGGGGGGTGCTCTGTAG
- a CDS encoding excalibur calcium-binding domain-containing protein: protein MEGPAAHGTVTVEGGAFVYTPTDEYAGEDEFTYEVALKGRSKGPADDSAVVRITVSEPTPTPTPTPTPTPTVAPAPEVKATKPAEPSVYYENCHATRAAGAAPVRRGEPGYAAHLDRDGDGVACEQATAPADICAAASGITGGGCFRPGPALRQPLRA from the coding sequence GTGGAGGGCCCGGCCGCGCACGGCACCGTCACGGTCGAGGGCGGGGCCTTCGTCTACACCCCCACCGACGAGTACGCGGGCGAGGACGAGTTCACCTACGAGGTGGCCCTGAAGGGCAGGAGCAAGGGTCCGGCGGACGACAGTGCCGTCGTGCGGATCACCGTCTCCGAGCCGACTCCCACACCCACCCCGACGCCCACGCCGACCCCCACGGTCGCGCCGGCTCCCGAGGTGAAGGCCACGAAGCCCGCCGAGCCGTCCGTGTACTACGAGAACTGCCACGCGACACGGGCCGCCGGTGCTGCGCCCGTCCGGCGCGGTGAGCCTGGTTACGCCGCCCACCTGGACCGGGACGGCGACGGGGTCGCCTGCGAACAGGCCACCGCTCCCGCCGATATCTGCGCAGCCGCCTCCGGAATCACCGGAGGCGGCTGCTTCCGCCCTGGACCTGCGCTCCGTCAGCCCTTGAGGGCGTAG
- a CDS encoding RCC1 domain-containing protein, whose translation MPNGIVRLHRLGAALVMSGLLSALSAVPATAAEPSAAPSASTSVVSWGGNNDWSEGTVPAEAQSGVDAIAGGYFHGLALKDGRVLGWGTNFDGQLTMPAETQSGVDAIAAGNDHSLALKDGEVIAWGSNEYGQTTVPAEARSGVDAIAAGAWVSLALKDGKVIVFGQHSAEQSTVPAEAQSGVTALDGGVYTALAVKNGGVIAWGDNYFGQTTVPAEAQSGVDDVAAGIFHSLALKDGKVIAWGDNRYNQTTVPTEARSGVSAISAGEWYSLALKNGKVIAWGSGRTAPSSVQSGVTSIEAGPNSAYALKG comes from the coding sequence ATGCCGAACGGAATCGTCCGACTCCACCGCCTCGGAGCGGCGTTGGTGATGAGCGGTCTCCTGTCCGCCCTGTCCGCAGTCCCCGCGACGGCGGCCGAACCGTCCGCCGCTCCGTCGGCCTCGACCTCGGTCGTCTCCTGGGGCGGGAACAACGACTGGAGCGAGGGCACGGTCCCCGCCGAGGCGCAGTCGGGGGTCGACGCGATCGCCGGCGGTTACTTCCATGGGCTGGCCCTGAAGGACGGCCGGGTTCTGGGCTGGGGAACGAACTTCGACGGTCAGCTGACGATGCCCGCCGAGACGCAGTCCGGCGTGGACGCGATCGCGGCAGGCAACGATCACAGCCTGGCGCTCAAGGACGGCGAGGTCATCGCCTGGGGCAGCAACGAGTACGGCCAGACGACCGTGCCCGCCGAGGCCCGGTCCGGTGTCGACGCGATAGCGGCCGGAGCCTGGGTGAGTCTGGCGCTGAAGGACGGGAAGGTGATCGTGTTCGGGCAGCACAGTGCGGAACAGTCGACCGTGCCCGCCGAGGCCCAGTCGGGCGTCACCGCGCTGGACGGAGGCGTCTACACCGCGCTCGCCGTGAAGAACGGCGGGGTGATCGCCTGGGGCGACAACTACTTCGGCCAGACCACGGTGCCCGCCGAGGCGCAGTCCGGTGTGGACGACGTCGCCGCCGGCATCTTCCACAGCCTGGCGCTCAAGGACGGCAAGGTCATCGCCTGGGGCGACAACCGTTACAACCAGACCACCGTGCCCACCGAGGCCCGGTCCGGAGTCTCGGCGATCTCCGCCGGCGAGTGGTACAGCCTGGCGCTGAAGAACGGCAAGGTCATCGCCTGGGGCAGCGGGCGGACGGCTCCGAGCTCCGTGCAGTCGGGTGTCACCTCCATCGAGGCGGGTCCGAACTCGGCCTACGCCCTCAAGGGCTGA
- a CDS encoding ATP-dependent DNA ligase, with amino-acid sequence MTSLPLIAPMLATPGRLPPAAVDEQWAYEVKQDGQRAMAYLPGDGSIRLLARSGAVITPAYPDLVALGPALGGVPAVLDGEIVALDDQGRSDFERLQSRMGLSGSPAKAARMAQRVPAHLVLFDAVFLGDRSLVRLPWAERRAALEGLGLDGPHWSTPAVVVGHGEQALTMTREAGLEGLVAKRLSSVYEPGVRARTWIKIRHAHTADVVVGGWVPGRGRLGGLPGALLVGERHPGGLRYAGSVGTGWSDAERTRLAELLRVAAVDTCPFDETPPVAGARWVLPRLVGEVRYSTRTRAGRLRQPSWHRLRPDLAPDDLAPGDPG; translated from the coding sequence ATGACCTCCCTGCCCCTGATCGCCCCCATGCTCGCCACCCCGGGCCGTCTGCCGCCCGCCGCCGTCGACGAGCAGTGGGCCTACGAGGTGAAGCAGGACGGCCAGCGCGCCATGGCCTATCTGCCGGGAGACGGCTCGATCCGGCTGCTGGCCAGGTCGGGGGCCGTCATCACTCCGGCGTATCCGGATCTGGTGGCTCTCGGTCCCGCGCTCGGGGGCGTGCCGGCGGTTCTGGACGGTGAGATCGTCGCGCTGGACGACCAGGGACGCAGCGACTTCGAGCGGCTCCAGTCACGGATGGGGCTCTCCGGGTCGCCCGCGAAGGCCGCCCGCATGGCGCAGCGCGTACCGGCGCACCTGGTGCTGTTCGACGCCGTGTTCCTGGGCGACCGGAGCCTCGTACGGCTGCCCTGGGCGGAGCGCCGTGCGGCGCTCGAAGGGCTCGGGCTGGACGGGCCGCACTGGTCGACGCCCGCCGTGGTCGTGGGGCACGGCGAGCAGGCCCTGACCATGACGCGGGAGGCCGGGCTGGAGGGACTGGTCGCGAAGCGGCTGAGCTCGGTGTACGAGCCTGGGGTCCGCGCCCGTACGTGGATCAAGATCCGGCACGCCCACACGGCGGACGTGGTCGTCGGCGGCTGGGTGCCCGGGCGGGGCCGGCTGGGCGGCCTGCCGGGGGCGCTGCTGGTCGGCGAACGGCACCCGGGCGGCCTGCGCTACGCGGGGAGCGTCGGCACCGGCTGGAGCGACGCCGAAAGAACCAGGCTCGCCGAGCTGCTGCGGGTCGCGGCCGTCGACACCTGCCCCTTCGACGAGACGCCACCGGTGGCCGGTGCCCGGTGGGTGCTGCCCCGGCTGGTCGGCGAGGTGCGGTACTCGACCCGGACGAGGGCGGGGCGGCTGCGCCAGCCCTCCTGGCACCGGCTGCGGCCGGATCTCGCGCCGGACGACCTCGCACCGGGCGACCCCGGGTGA
- the ku gene encoding non-homologous end joining protein Ku, with protein sequence MPRPLWTGAISFGLVTIPIKVVSATENHSISFHQYHREDMGRIRTRKVCELDGEVLSQEEIGKGYEVAKDRTVPVTDEELDRMPLPTAKAIEIVAFVEADSIDPVRISDSYYLAVDGQVAAKPYALLRKALERSDKVAVAKFAWHNRERLGLLRVREDAIVLHSMRWPDEIRSPESLAPRETELDEDEIERAVQLTDSMALDDISGFRDRYREALEELLAARSEGKALPAAAGAEEEEPGKVMDLMAALNASVKEARQTRGEDATVHEMTPGRPRARKKAAPAGKKTAGKRTSAKKAASGKTAAARKQPARKTAAKKRTAS encoded by the coding sequence ATGCCACGGCCCCTGTGGACGGGCGCGATCAGCTTCGGGCTGGTCACGATCCCGATCAAGGTGGTGTCCGCCACCGAGAACCACTCGATCTCCTTCCACCAGTACCACCGTGAGGACATGGGCCGGATCCGCACCCGCAAGGTGTGCGAGCTCGACGGCGAGGTCCTGTCGCAGGAGGAGATCGGCAAGGGCTACGAGGTCGCCAAGGACCGGACGGTGCCCGTCACGGACGAGGAGCTCGACCGGATGCCGCTGCCCACGGCGAAGGCCATCGAGATCGTCGCGTTCGTCGAGGCCGACAGCATCGACCCCGTGCGGATCAGTGACAGCTACTACCTCGCGGTCGACGGCCAGGTCGCGGCGAAGCCGTACGCGCTGCTGCGGAAGGCGCTGGAGCGCAGCGACAAGGTCGCCGTCGCCAAGTTCGCCTGGCACAACCGCGAGCGCCTCGGTCTGCTGCGGGTGCGGGAGGACGCGATCGTGCTGCACTCGATGCGCTGGCCCGACGAGATCCGCAGCCCGGAGTCCCTCGCACCCCGGGAGACCGAGCTGGACGAGGACGAGATCGAACGTGCCGTGCAGCTCACCGACAGCATGGCCCTGGACGACATCTCCGGCTTCCGCGACCGCTACCGGGAGGCACTGGAGGAGCTGCTCGCGGCCAGGTCCGAGGGCAAGGCCCTTCCGGCGGCGGCGGGCGCCGAGGAGGAGGAGCCGGGCAAGGTCATGGACCTGATGGCCGCGCTGAACGCCTCGGTGAAGGAGGCCAGACAGACGCGGGGCGAGGACGCGACCGTGCACGAGATGACACCCGGCAGGCCCCGCGCCCGGAAGAAGGCCGCACCGGCGGGGAAGAAGACGGCGGGGAAGAGGACGTCGGCGAAGAAGGCCGCCTCCGGGAAGACGGCGGCGGCCAGGAAACAGCCGGCCAGGAAGACGGCCGCGAAGAAGCGCACCGCTTCCTGA
- a CDS encoding GNAT family N-acetyltransferase, which translates to MTTQLRLEKVTPANVLDACRLKVAPEQERFVSPVARSLAEAYADPGTAWPRLIFDGERLVGFVMAFFDVRFYPEKPEDRPRSGLWRLAIAAGEQGRGYGRFAVDQVCEEIRRRGGSGVAVTWGEGEHGPEGFYLRLGFRKTGETSGDQVVGELSLPRG; encoded by the coding sequence ATGACTACGCAGCTCCGCCTGGAGAAGGTGACCCCGGCCAACGTCCTCGACGCGTGCCGGCTGAAGGTCGCACCCGAACAGGAACGTTTCGTCTCCCCGGTCGCCAGGTCCCTCGCCGAGGCCTACGCCGACCCCGGCACGGCCTGGCCCCGGCTGATCTTCGACGGTGAGCGGCTGGTCGGCTTCGTGATGGCCTTTTTCGACGTCCGGTTCTACCCCGAGAAGCCGGAGGACCGGCCCCGTTCCGGGCTCTGGCGGCTGGCGATCGCAGCCGGGGAACAGGGCCGCGGGTACGGCCGCTTCGCGGTGGACCAGGTGTGCGAGGAGATCCGGCGGCGCGGCGGGAGCGGGGTGGCGGTGACCTGGGGGGAGGGGGAGCACGGGCCGGAGGGGTTCTATCTGCGGCTCGGGTTCCGGAAGACCGGCGAGACGAGCGGGGACCAGGTCGTCGGCGAGCTGAGCCTGCCCCGCGGGTGA